One window of the Zea mays cultivar B73 chromosome 3, Zm-B73-REFERENCE-NAM-5.0, whole genome shotgun sequence genome contains the following:
- the LOC103651435 gene encoding guanyl-specific ribonuclease pgl-1 yields the protein MAYAFLVVSPPDMSQCFEEMAAAKSNKTSSKPGLNYPGLEEQTLQCISGIRLFTDVWEPIEEGLVPLDMTQHVSMISITLSPRELDKHTPGYQAPVYVEQPRQQQVPPPHRQPRRPPAQFQQLEFLCTGSRKRRGRGRGWGRGGYGGYGGYGNNQGGYHQGGGYYDNQGGDNGYDNQDRYSGYDNQSGYGGGYGYNQGRYGNYQVDPENGGYNRDTGSGMRGRGNWGYRGGVNQAQKHQLMLMWYFKPCLYMDAGLASAVTALRTCTDVAHVLEQFRLAWCSKLARDARTVVPLRTSASTYSSLGVETELSMHAGGARCDRYYPCLINDDNGDGYDIWSILY from the exons ATGGCTTATGCCTTCCTTGTGGTTAGTCCACCTGACATGAGTCAATGCTTTGAGGAG ATGGCTGCTGCTAAATCTAATAAAACTTCATCCAAACCTGGATTGAATTATCCTGGCCTGGAAGAACAGACCCTTCA ATGCATATCTGGCATTCGATTGTTCACTGATGTCTGGGAACCCATAGAAGAAGGCCTTGTCCC ATTGGATATGACTCAGCATGTTTCCATGATTTCAATTACACTGTCCCCCAGAGAGCTGGACAAGCACACTCCCGG GTACCAAGCtccagtgtatgttgaacaaccaagGCAACAGCAGGTGCCACCACCACATCGCCAACCACGCAGACCACCAGCACAATTCCAGCAGCTGGA ATTCTTATGCACGGGGTCGAGGAAGAGGCGTGGGCGTGGAAGGGGCTGGGGTAGAGGTGGCTACGGTGGCTATGGTGGATATGGAAACAACCAAGGTGGCTATCATCAGGGTGGTGGGTATTATGACAATCAAGGTGGAGATAATGGCTATGATAATCAAGACAGATATAGTGGCTATGATAATCAAAGTGGGTATGGTGGTGGATATGGCTATAACCAAGGCAGATATGGGAACTATCAAG TTGATCCAGAAAATGGTGGATATAACCGAGACACAGGAAGTGGTATGCGAGGAAGAGGCAATTGGGGTTACCGAGGAG GGGTGAACCAAGCACAAAAACATCAGCTCATGCTCATGTGGTATTTTAAGCCCTGCCTCTATATGGACGCCGGCCTCGCTTCCGCGGTCACCGCGCTTCGGACCTGCACCGATGTCGCGCACGTGCTCGAGCAGTTTCGCCTCGCCTGGTGCAGCAAGCTCGCCCGGGACGCCCGCACCGTCGTTCCGTTAAGGACCTCTGCTTCGACCTATTCATCATTAGGGGTGGAAACAGAGCTTTCAATGCATGCTGGAGGTGCGCGATGTGATCGATATTATCCATGCTTGATAAATGATGACAATGGTGATGGCTATGATATATGGTCAATATTGTATTGA
- the LOC111589258 gene encoding uncharacterized protein, which produces MTRNRGRPVLVNPPSGAAPSAFLCCVIPKTPRCSSDPAGLAGNTIVAVAALGLFLAKRNINTPQRRVGQERDKSNILQFEARDYKFHFAAMKRCVPSILWLTNFHGSSRLIEILNSLKNC; this is translated from the exons ATGACTCGGAATCGAGGCCGGCCCGTGCTCGTGAATCCTCCGTCGGGCGCGGCGCCATCGGCGTTCCTCTGCTGTGTGATCCCTAAAACCCCGCGGTGCTCTAGCGACCCCGCG GGATTAGCTGGGAATACGATCGTCGCAGTTGCTGCACTCGGGCTCTTCCTCGCCAAGAGGAACATAAACACACCTCAG CGAAGAGTAGGGCAAGAAAGAGATAAAAGCAACATTCTTCAGTTTGAAGCAAGGGACTATAAATTCCACTTCGCTGCAATGAAGAGATGTGTACCAAGCATTCTCTG GTTGACGAATTTTCATGGATCCTCGAGGCTAATTGAAATTTTGAATTCTCTCAAAAATTGTTAG